A genomic region of Mycobacterium sp. Aquia_213 contains the following coding sequences:
- the lysS gene encoding lysine--tRNA ligase, which yields MSAPDQDLPEQFRIRRDKRARLLAEGLDPYPVAIERTHTLAQVRAAHPDLAVDTATDDIVGVAGRVIFARNSGKLCFATLQDGDGATLQVMISLDKVGQESLDAWKADVDLGDIVYVHGNVISSRRGELSVLADSWRIAAKSLRPLPVAHKDMSEESRVRQRYVDLIVRPQAREVARQRIAVVRAIRNALERRGFLEVETPILQTLAGGAAARPFITHSNALDIDLYLRIAPELFLKRCIVGGFDKVFELNRVFRNEGSDSTHSPEFSMLETYQTYGTYDDSAVVTRELIQEVADEAIGTRQLSLPDGSVYDIDGEWASIQMYPSLSAALGEEITPQTTVDRLRAIADRLGVEIPDDRGYGHGKLVEELWEHAVGNALTAPTFVKDFPVETTPLTRQHRSIPGVTEKWDLYVRGVELATGYSELNDPVVQRERFAEQARAAAAGDDEAMLLDEDFLAALEYGMPPTTGTGMGIDRLLMTLTGLSIRETVLFPIVRPHS from the coding sequence GCCCCCGATCAAGACCTCCCCGAGCAGTTCCGGATTCGCCGGGACAAGCGCGCTCGGCTGTTGGCCGAGGGGCTTGACCCCTACCCGGTGGCCATTGAACGCACCCACACGCTGGCGCAGGTCCGCGCCGCACACCCCGACTTGGCCGTCGACACCGCCACCGACGACATCGTCGGTGTGGCGGGGCGGGTCATATTCGCGCGCAATTCCGGCAAATTGTGTTTTGCGACGCTGCAAGACGGTGACGGCGCCACGCTGCAGGTAATGATCAGCCTGGACAAGGTCGGCCAGGAATCGCTGGATGCGTGGAAAGCCGACGTCGACCTCGGTGACATCGTCTATGTGCACGGCAACGTGATCAGCTCACGACGCGGCGAATTGTCCGTCCTTGCCGACTCCTGGCGGATCGCGGCCAAGTCACTCCGGCCGCTGCCCGTCGCGCACAAGGACATGAGCGAAGAATCGCGGGTGCGGCAGCGTTATGTCGACCTGATCGTCCGTCCCCAAGCGCGTGAGGTGGCCCGGCAGCGAATCGCCGTTGTCCGCGCCATACGCAACGCGCTGGAACGGCGCGGGTTTCTCGAAGTCGAAACGCCAATCTTGCAGACGTTGGCCGGTGGCGCGGCGGCTCGGCCGTTCATCACGCATTCCAATGCGCTGGACATCGATCTCTACCTGAGGATCGCACCGGAACTGTTCCTGAAGCGATGCATCGTCGGTGGATTCGACAAGGTCTTCGAGCTAAATCGGGTGTTCAGAAACGAAGGTTCTGATTCGACACATTCTCCGGAATTTTCGATGTTGGAGACCTACCAGACCTACGGAACCTATGACGATTCGGCAGTCGTCACACGAGAGCTTATTCAAGAGGTGGCCGACGAGGCGATCGGTACCAGACAACTCTCGTTGCCAGATGGCAGTGTCTACGACATAGACGGAGAATGGGCGTCGATACAAATGTATCCGTCGCTGTCTGCGGCGCTCGGTGAAGAGATAACCCCGCAGACCACGGTCGATCGGCTACGCGCGATCGCGGACCGGCTCGGCGTCGAGATTCCCGACGACCGCGGCTACGGGCATGGAAAGCTCGTCGAAGAACTCTGGGAACACGCGGTGGGTAATGCGCTGACCGCGCCCACGTTTGTCAAGGATTTCCCTGTCGAGACAACACCTTTGACTCGCCAGCATCGCAGCATCCCGGGTGTGACCGAGAAGTGGGATCTCTATGTGCGCGGAGTGGAGCTGGCCACGGGGTACTCGGAATTAAACGATCCGGTCGTCCAGCGCGAACGATTTGCCGAACAAGCGCGCGCCGCGGCGGCCGGCGACGACGAGGCGATGCTGCTTGATGAAGATTTTCTCGCGGCGCTGGAGTATGGGATGCCGCCAACCACCGGAACGGGAATGGGTATCGACCGGTTGTTGATGACTTTGACCGGCCTGTCAATTCGAGAGACAGTTTTGTTCCCGATTGTTCGACCGCACAGCTGA
- a CDS encoding GAF domain-containing sensor histidine kinase — protein sequence MASGTGPLPAETETRMADFADLVGTSIANAGTRADLQSSRDSLRELAESLSVLARQQAALRRVATLVARGVSQSEVFSAVAEEMANCLDVGNAELLRYEDDGAAIVIVASHAAQGAAHHAVGKRVSTEGNNLSERVWRTGQAARMDSQEGAVGPIAKRVRELGIRSCVGAPIVVDERVWGIAVVTTKDSDPLPPDTEARIAEFAELVATAIAAATTRADLIASRARIVAAADHARRRLERDIHDGAQQRLVALGLKLRLAEESVPPECTDLKTSISEAVSSLTDVFQDLQQISRGIHPAVLSTGGLPAGFKTLARRSPVPVNLDLAIKRRLPDSLEVAAYYVVAEALTNAAKHAQASEVKVRAHTTDESLVLFISDDGIGGADSRSGSGLIGLNDRIETLGGRMDVASPVGGGTTIDITIPYNGMAVD from the coding sequence GTGGCGTCGGGAACCGGCCCACTGCCCGCCGAGACCGAGACGCGCATGGCCGATTTCGCCGATCTGGTGGGTACCTCGATCGCAAACGCGGGGACCAGGGCCGACCTGCAGTCCAGCCGCGACAGCCTGCGCGAGCTCGCCGAAAGCCTCAGCGTGCTGGCCAGGCAGCAGGCCGCGTTGCGGCGGGTCGCAACATTGGTCGCGCGCGGGGTCAGTCAGTCGGAAGTGTTCTCGGCGGTGGCCGAGGAGATGGCCAACTGCCTGGATGTGGGCAACGCAGAGCTGCTCCGGTACGAGGACGACGGCGCGGCGATCGTCATCGTTGCCTCCCACGCCGCCCAAGGGGCGGCGCATCATGCAGTGGGGAAACGCGTCAGCACCGAGGGCAACAACCTTTCGGAGCGGGTGTGGCGCACCGGACAGGCCGCGCGGATGGACAGCCAGGAGGGCGCCGTGGGCCCCATCGCCAAACGCGTTCGCGAGTTGGGTATCCGATCGTGCGTCGGGGCCCCGATTGTGGTGGATGAGCGGGTGTGGGGGATAGCCGTCGTCACCACCAAGGACTCCGACCCGTTGCCGCCGGATACCGAGGCACGCATCGCCGAGTTCGCCGAGCTGGTCGCGACCGCGATTGCGGCCGCCACCACCCGGGCGGACCTGATCGCATCGAGGGCCAGGATCGTTGCCGCCGCCGATCACGCCCGCCGACGCCTGGAACGCGATATCCACGACGGAGCCCAGCAACGGCTGGTCGCGCTCGGACTGAAACTTCGGCTGGCTGAGGAGTCGGTGCCACCCGAGTGCACTGACCTGAAAACCTCGATTTCCGAGGCAGTTTCGAGTTTGACCGACGTGTTCCAAGACCTGCAGCAGATCTCCCGCGGCATTCATCCGGCGGTCCTGTCGACGGGTGGTCTGCCCGCCGGGTTCAAGACGCTGGCGCGCCGGTCACCGGTGCCCGTCAACCTGGACCTCGCGATCAAGCGCCGGTTGCCCGACTCGCTGGAGGTCGCCGCGTACTACGTGGTCGCAGAGGCGCTGACCAACGCCGCCAAGCACGCTCAGGCCTCCGAGGTCAAGGTACGGGCCCACACCACCGACGAGAGCCTCGTGCTGTTCATCTCCGACGACGGGATCGGCGGGGCCGACTCGCGTAGCGGTTCCGGGCTTATCGGGCTCAACGACCGTATCGAGACACTCGGCGGCAGAATGGATGTGGCCAGTCCTGTCGGCGGCGGGACAACCATCGACATCACGATTCCCTACAACGGAATGGCAGTTGATTAG
- a CDS encoding serine hydrolase, giving the protein MRGASRLNRRRPARQRVLAVTAVAALVATLAPGCSSSPAPQANAANSGRAIDTRTPPGLRAQQTVDMLNSDWPIGPIGVGTLAAPNEVDSVEKTMEELWWDRPFNLDGVDISASVATLHLTSSYGARQDIRIHTDDVGRVDRFELDTLAPTITSWRDIDATLSKTGARYSYQVAKVDGTPQGHCDPVMGTNTVESLPLASIFKLYVLHALAGAVRNHTVSWDDQLTVTDKSKAVGSSGLGLAVGDHVSVRTAAAKMIANSDNMATDLLIERMGTHAIEEALATAGHHDPASMTPFPTMYELFSIGWGEPDLRSQWQQATPQVRAQLLAQANSAPYQPDPARAHTPASAFGAEWYGSAEDICRVHAALQAEAVGEAAPVKQILSAVSGIQLDRNVWPYIGAKAGGLPGDLTFSWYAVDKTQQPWVVSFQLNWPRDHGPKVTGWMLQVAKRAFALVAPQ; this is encoded by the coding sequence TTGCGGGGAGCAAGCCGACTGAATAGGCGACGTCCCGCACGACAGCGCGTGCTGGCCGTGACCGCGGTCGCCGCACTGGTTGCCACCCTGGCACCGGGTTGCTCGTCGTCGCCGGCACCGCAGGCGAACGCGGCCAACTCGGGACGGGCGATCGACACCCGGACACCTCCCGGGCTGCGGGCCCAGCAGACCGTGGACATGCTCAACTCCGACTGGCCGATCGGCCCGATCGGGGTTGGCACGCTGGCCGCGCCCAATGAGGTGGACTCGGTCGAAAAGACCATGGAAGAACTGTGGTGGGATCGCCCGTTCAACCTCGACGGAGTAGACATCAGCGCCAGCGTCGCCACGCTGCACCTCACCTCGTCCTATGGCGCGCGACAAGACATCCGGATCCACACCGACGACGTCGGCCGGGTCGATCGATTCGAGCTCGACACACTGGCACCGACGATCACCTCGTGGCGTGACATCGACGCGACACTGAGCAAAACCGGTGCGCGCTACTCCTACCAGGTCGCCAAGGTCGACGGGACCCCTCAAGGCCACTGCGATCCCGTGATGGGCACCAATACCGTCGAATCTCTGCCGCTGGCATCGATTTTCAAGTTGTACGTGTTGCACGCCCTGGCGGGCGCGGTGCGCAACCACACGGTGTCCTGGGACGATCAGCTGACGGTCACCGACAAGAGCAAGGCGGTGGGCTCTTCGGGGCTGGGACTCGCTGTCGGCGACCATGTTTCGGTGCGGACCGCGGCCGCCAAGATGATCGCCAACAGTGACAACATGGCCACCGACCTGCTGATCGAAAGAATGGGCACGCACGCCATCGAAGAGGCGCTGGCCACGGCCGGCCATCACGATCCGGCCAGCATGACTCCCTTCCCCACTATGTACGAGCTGTTCTCCATCGGCTGGGGTGAGCCGGATCTGCGCAGCCAGTGGCAACAAGCCACCCCGCAGGTCCGCGCCCAGCTGCTGGCGCAGGCGAATTCTGCTCCCTACCAACCTGATCCGGCCCGCGCCCACACCCCGGCCTCGGCCTTCGGGGCGGAGTGGTACGGCAGCGCCGAAGACATCTGCCGAGTTCACGCGGCCCTGCAGGCCGAGGCCGTCGGCGAGGCCGCGCCCGTCAAGCAGATCCTCTCCGCCGTGTCGGGCATCCAGCTGGACCGCAACGTTTGGCCGTACATCGGCGCGAAAGCCGGTGGCTTGCCGGGTGATCTGACCTTCAGCTGGTACGCCGTCGACAAGACGCAGCAACCGTGGGTGGTCAGCTTTCAGCTGAACTGGCCCCGCGACCACGGGCCGAAGGTGACCGGCTGGATGTTGCAGGTCGCCAAGCGGGCGTTCGCACTGGTCGCACCGCAGTAA
- a CDS encoding histidine phosphatase family protein, translating to MTEVVRLTLVSHAMTDAMAAVRFPADEPLNDAGRRQAEVAAGLDIRDSRHLVGPELRARQTAELLGLAAATEPRLADLDCGRWRGRTLGAIPAADLEVWLTDPVRAPHGGESIVEFTERVAGWLASSIEGPSRTVAVTHPAVIRAAIVAALDIPPKSFWRIDIAPLGRTSMHYRNGCWTLRLP from the coding sequence GTGACGGAGGTCGTACGGCTGACGCTGGTGTCGCACGCGATGACCGATGCGATGGCGGCGGTACGTTTTCCGGCCGACGAGCCGCTCAACGACGCGGGCCGCCGACAGGCCGAAGTTGCTGCGGGCCTTGATATTCGCGACTCGCGACACCTGGTCGGCCCCGAGCTGCGCGCCCGTCAAACCGCGGAGCTGCTCGGCTTGGCCGCCGCAACCGAGCCGCGGCTGGCCGATCTCGACTGCGGGCGCTGGCGCGGGCGCACCCTCGGGGCCATACCCGCGGCCGACCTCGAGGTGTGGCTCACCGATCCGGTTCGGGCGCCGCACGGCGGTGAGTCCATCGTCGAGTTCACCGAGCGGGTGGCCGGGTGGCTGGCGTCGTCGATCGAAGGCCCGTCGCGCACGGTTGCGGTGACGCACCCGGCGGTGATTCGGGCGGCGATCGTGGCGGCCCTCGATATCCCGCCGAAGTCGTTCTGGCGCATCGACATCGCACCGCTTGGCCGCACGTCGATGCATTACCGCAACGGCTGCTGGACGCTGCGGCTGCCCTGA
- a CDS encoding NAD(P)H-binding protein encodes MTNRVLVIGSTGKTGKRVVTQLEARGVPVRHGSRSAQIPFDWSDEQTWAPALAGVDAAYITYAPNLAVPGSVEAVRALTGLANRAGVRRLVLLAGLGEEQAMRAEDVVRSCGLEWTIVRATWFSQNFSEGDFVDDVRGGTVALPVGDVAVAFVDADDIADVAVAALTDERHIGQTYELTGPRLMTFADAVGEIAAATGRQLQFVPVPIDDYVATLTGYGVPEDTVWLLRYLFTTVLDGRNAKLADGVQRALGREPKDFADFARQTAATGIWTPQ; translated from the coding sequence ATGACCAACAGAGTTCTCGTCATCGGCAGTACAGGCAAGACTGGCAAGCGCGTCGTCACCCAGCTCGAAGCGCGCGGCGTGCCCGTCCGGCACGGCTCACGCTCGGCGCAGATCCCGTTCGACTGGTCGGACGAGCAGACCTGGGCCCCGGCACTGGCCGGCGTCGATGCGGCTTACATCACCTACGCACCCAATCTCGCGGTGCCGGGCTCGGTGGAGGCCGTCCGGGCCCTGACCGGCCTTGCCAACCGGGCCGGTGTGCGCAGGCTGGTGCTGCTGGCCGGGCTTGGTGAGGAGCAGGCGATGCGGGCCGAGGACGTCGTCAGGAGCTGCGGGCTGGAGTGGACGATCGTGCGGGCCACCTGGTTCTCCCAGAACTTCAGCGAGGGCGACTTCGTGGACGATGTACGCGGCGGCACGGTGGCATTGCCAGTCGGCGATGTGGCGGTGGCGTTCGTGGACGCCGATGACATCGCCGATGTCGCGGTCGCCGCGCTGACCGACGAGCGCCACATAGGCCAAACATACGAGCTGACCGGCCCGCGGCTGATGACCTTCGCCGACGCCGTCGGCGAGATCGCCGCGGCCACGGGCCGACAGCTGCAGTTCGTGCCGGTACCGATCGACGACTACGTCGCCACGCTGACCGGCTACGGCGTGCCCGAAGACACGGTGTGGCTGCTGCGGTACCTGTTCACCACCGTGCTCGACGGCCGCAATGCGAAGCTCGCCGACGGTGTGCAACGCGCGCTTGGGCGGGAGCCGAAGGATTTCGCCGACTTCGCCCGGCAGACCGCGGCGACCGGCATATGGACGCCCCAGTAA
- a CDS encoding CbtA family protein, which produces MEKRLIGRGLLAGAIGAVLAFIFARLCAEPVIARAIAFENGRTDAENAHGVHEHGVELFTRGVQANPGLGFGVLLFGLAMGALFAVLFCVVYARATGRAESPAPRQLSLLLAAGAFVSVYLVPFLKYPPNPPAVGQSDTIGARTGWYLLMVLASVLLAIAAGWLSRRLVDRFGAWNSRLIAAGAYLVAVALVMVLLPTVDETPEPLRDASGAIIYPGFPADVLYEFRVLSLGTQLLLWVSIGLVFATLAGRLLGERAESGRVSSIAA; this is translated from the coding sequence GTGGAGAAGCGTCTGATCGGACGCGGGCTGCTGGCGGGCGCTATCGGCGCCGTGCTGGCATTCATATTCGCCCGCCTGTGTGCCGAACCCGTAATTGCCCGCGCGATCGCGTTTGAGAACGGTCGAACCGACGCCGAGAATGCGCACGGTGTGCACGAACACGGCGTCGAGCTGTTCACCCGTGGCGTGCAGGCCAACCCCGGACTGGGTTTTGGTGTGCTGCTCTTCGGTCTCGCGATGGGCGCATTGTTCGCGGTGCTGTTCTGCGTCGTGTATGCGCGCGCCACAGGCCGCGCGGAAAGCCCTGCGCCACGGCAGCTTTCGCTGCTGCTGGCGGCCGGGGCCTTCGTGTCGGTGTACCTGGTCCCGTTCCTGAAATACCCGCCGAATCCTCCCGCGGTCGGCCAGTCCGACACGATCGGGGCGCGCACCGGCTGGTATTTGCTGATGGTGCTGGCCTCGGTGCTGCTGGCGATCGCGGCGGGATGGCTGTCCCGACGGTTGGTTGACCGATTCGGCGCATGGAATTCACGGCTGATCGCGGCCGGGGCCTACCTGGTGGCCGTCGCGCTGGTGATGGTGCTGCTGCCGACGGTGGACGAGACGCCCGAACCGTTGCGCGACGCCTCGGGCGCGATCATCTATCCGGGCTTTCCCGCGGATGTCCTCTACGAATTCAGGGTGCTGTCGCTTGGCACGCAGCTGTTGCTCTGGGTGAGCATCGGCCTGGTCTTCGCGACGCTCGCCGGGCGGTTGCTGGGCGAGCGCGCCGAGAGTGGACGGGTATCGAGCATCGCGGCGTGA
- the clpC1 gene encoding ATP-dependent protease ATP-binding subunit ClpC: MFERFTDRARRVVVLAQEEARMLNHNYIGTEHILLGLIHEGEGVAAKSLESLGISLEGVRSQVEEIIGQGQQAPSGHIPFTPRAKKVLELSLREALQLGHNYIGTEHILLGLIREGEGVAAQVLVKLGAELTRVRQQVIQLLSGYQGKEAAEAGTGGRGGESGSPSTSLVLDQFGRNLTAAAMEGKLDPVIGREKEIERVMQVLSRRTKNNPVLIGEPGVGKTAVVEGLAQAIVHGEVPETLKDKQLYTLDLGSLVAGSRYRGDFEERLKKVLKEINTRGDIILFIDELHTLVGAGAAEGAIDAASILKPKLARGELQTIGATTLDEYRKYIEKDAALERRFQPVQVGEPTVEHTIEILKGLRDRYEAHHRVSITDSAMVAAATLADRYINDRFLPDKAIDLIDEAGARMRIRRMTAPPDLREFDEKIADARREKESAIDAQDFEKAASLRDREKQLVAQRTEREKQWRSGDLDVVAEVDDEQIAEVLGNWTGIPVFKLTEAETTRLLRMEDELHKRIIGQVDAVKAVSKAIRRTRAGLKDPKRPSGSFIFAGPSGVGKTELSKALANFLFGDDDALIQIDMGEFHDRFTASRLFGAPPGYVGYEEGGQLTEKVRRKPFSVVLFDEIEKAHQEIYNSLLQVLEDGRLTDGQGRTVDFKNTVLIFTSNLGTSDISKPVGLGFTQGGGENDYERMKQKVNDELKKHFRPEFLNRIDDIIVFHQLTRDEIIQMVDLMIERVGKQLKSKDMAMELTDKAKSLLAKRGFDPVLGARPLRRTIQREIEDQLSEKILFDEVGPGQIVTVDVDNWDGEGTGEDAVFTFVGARKPPAEPELQKAGAHAAPENQ, translated from the coding sequence ATGTTCGAAAGATTTACTGACCGTGCCCGCAGGGTGGTCGTCTTGGCCCAAGAAGAGGCCCGGATGCTCAACCACAACTACATCGGTACCGAGCACATCCTGCTGGGTCTGATTCACGAAGGCGAAGGCGTCGCGGCGAAGTCGCTGGAGTCGCTTGGGATCTCGCTCGAGGGCGTCCGCAGCCAGGTCGAGGAGATCATCGGCCAGGGCCAGCAGGCTCCGTCCGGGCACATCCCGTTCACCCCGCGTGCCAAGAAGGTGCTCGAGCTGAGCTTGCGCGAGGCGCTGCAGCTGGGCCACAACTACATCGGTACCGAGCACATTTTGCTGGGCCTGATCCGTGAGGGTGAGGGCGTGGCCGCGCAGGTGCTGGTCAAGCTGGGCGCCGAGTTGACCCGGGTGCGCCAGCAGGTGATTCAGCTGCTGAGCGGCTACCAGGGCAAGGAGGCCGCGGAGGCCGGTACCGGTGGCCGCGGCGGCGAGTCGGGCAGCCCGTCGACGTCGTTGGTGCTCGACCAGTTCGGGCGCAACCTGACGGCTGCCGCGATGGAAGGCAAGCTGGACCCCGTCATCGGCCGCGAGAAGGAAATCGAGCGGGTGATGCAGGTGTTGAGCCGGCGCACCAAGAACAACCCGGTGCTGATCGGCGAGCCGGGCGTCGGCAAGACCGCCGTGGTCGAGGGTCTGGCGCAGGCCATCGTGCATGGCGAGGTGCCCGAGACGCTGAAGGACAAGCAGCTCTACACGCTGGACCTGGGGTCGCTGGTCGCGGGCAGCCGCTACCGCGGTGACTTCGAGGAGCGGCTGAAGAAGGTGCTCAAGGAGATCAACACCCGCGGCGACATCATCCTGTTCATCGACGAGCTGCACACCCTGGTGGGTGCCGGTGCCGCCGAGGGCGCGATCGATGCCGCGTCGATCCTCAAGCCGAAGCTGGCCCGCGGTGAGTTGCAGACCATCGGCGCCACCACGCTCGACGAGTACCGCAAGTACATCGAGAAGGACGCCGCCCTGGAGCGTCGCTTCCAGCCGGTGCAGGTGGGGGAGCCGACGGTGGAGCACACCATCGAGATCCTCAAGGGCCTGCGCGACCGCTACGAGGCACACCACCGGGTTTCGATCACCGATTCCGCGATGGTCGCCGCCGCCACCCTGGCCGACCGTTACATCAACGACCGGTTCCTGCCGGACAAGGCGATCGACCTGATCGACGAGGCGGGCGCCCGGATGCGCATCCGCCGGATGACCGCGCCGCCAGACCTGCGCGAGTTCGACGAGAAGATCGCCGACGCGCGCCGGGAGAAGGAATCGGCGATCGACGCCCAGGACTTCGAGAAGGCCGCCAGCCTTCGCGACCGGGAGAAGCAGCTGGTCGCCCAGCGGACCGAGCGCGAAAAGCAGTGGCGTTCAGGCGATCTCGACGTGGTCGCCGAGGTCGACGACGAGCAGATCGCCGAGGTGCTGGGTAACTGGACCGGCATCCCGGTGTTCAAGCTCACCGAAGCGGAGACCACCCGGTTGCTGCGGATGGAAGACGAGCTGCACAAGCGGATCATCGGCCAGGTGGATGCGGTCAAGGCCGTGTCCAAGGCGATCCGCCGCACCCGCGCCGGGTTGAAGGACCCCAAGCGCCCGTCCGGCTCGTTCATCTTCGCCGGCCCGTCCGGCGTCGGTAAGACCGAGCTGTCCAAGGCGCTGGCCAACTTCCTGTTCGGCGACGACGACGCGCTCATCCAGATCGACATGGGCGAGTTCCACGACCGGTTCACCGCGTCGCGGTTGTTCGGCGCCCCGCCGGGATACGTCGGCTACGAGGAGGGTGGTCAACTCACCGAGAAGGTGCGCCGCAAGCCGTTTTCCGTGGTGCTGTTCGACGAGATCGAGAAGGCACACCAGGAGATCTACAACAGCCTGTTGCAGGTCCTCGAGGATGGCCGGCTCACCGACGGACAGGGCCGCACGGTCGACTTCAAGAACACCGTGCTGATCTTCACCTCGAACCTCGGTACGTCGGACATCTCCAAGCCGGTCGGCCTGGGCTTCACCCAGGGTGGCGGGGAGAACGACTACGAGCGGATGAAGCAGAAGGTCAACGACGAGCTGAAGAAGCACTTCCGCCCGGAGTTCCTGAACCGCATCGACGACATCATCGTCTTCCACCAGCTGACTCGCGACGAGATCATCCAGATGGTCGATCTGATGATCGAGCGCGTCGGCAAGCAGCTGAAGAGCAAGGACATGGCGATGGAGCTGACCGACAAGGCCAAGTCGTTGCTGGCCAAGCGCGGCTTCGACCCGGTGCTGGGTGCTCGCCCGCTGCGGCGCACCATCCAGCGCGAGATCGAGGACCAGCTGTCCGAGAAGATCCTCTTCGACGAGGTCGGACCCGGACAGATCGTCACGGTCGACGTGGACAACTGGGACGGCGAGGGCACCGGCGAGGACGCGGTGTTCACCTTCGTCGGAGCACGCAAGCCGCCGGCCGAGCCGGAGCTGCAGAAAGCCGGGGCGCACGCCGCTCCCGAGAACCAGTAG
- the lsr2 gene encoding histone-like nucleoid-structuring protein Lsr2 has product MAKKVTVTLVDDFDGAGAADETVEFGLDGVTYEIDLSTKNAAKLRGDLKQWVAAGRRVGGRRRGRSGSGRGRGAIDREQSAAIREWARRNGHNVSTRGRIPADVIDAFHAAT; this is encoded by the coding sequence ATGGCGAAAAAAGTCACCGTCACCTTGGTTGATGATTTCGACGGTGCGGGCGCCGCCGACGAAACCGTTGAATTCGGGCTTGACGGGGTGACCTATGAGATTGATCTTTCAACGAAGAATGCCGCAAAACTCCGCGGTGATCTGAAGCAGTGGGTGGCCGCCGGCCGCCGCGTCGGGGGTCGTCGTCGGGGGCGTTCCGGCTCGGGGCGCGGCCGTGGGGCGATCGACCGCGAGCAGAGCGCAGCGATCCGCGAGTGGGCCCGCCGAAACGGGCACAACGTGTCGACGCGTGGCCGCATCCCGGCAGACGTGATCGACGCATTCCACGCAGCCACCTAA
- the mhuD gene encoding mycobilin-forming heme oxygenase MhuD, giving the protein MPPVVKINAIEVPADAGPELEKRFAHRAHAVDNQPGFLGFQLLRPVKGENRYFVVTHWESDEAFQAWASGPAVEAHAGQRANPVATGASLLEFEVVMDVAGSKPTE; this is encoded by the coding sequence ATGCCGCCAGTGGTGAAGATCAACGCAATTGAAGTACCCGCAGATGCTGGCCCCGAGCTGGAAAAGCGGTTCGCCCACCGCGCACACGCAGTGGACAACCAGCCCGGCTTCCTCGGCTTTCAGCTGCTGCGCCCGGTGAAGGGTGAGAACCGCTATTTCGTCGTGACACACTGGGAGTCCGATGAAGCATTCCAGGCGTGGGCGAGTGGGCCCGCCGTCGAAGCGCATGCTGGTCAGCGTGCCAACCCGGTGGCGACCGGCGCATCGTTGCTCGAGTTCGAGGTTGTCATGGACGTTGCGGGGAGCAAGCCGACTGAATAG
- a CDS encoding alpha/beta fold hydrolase — MPTDLLTCRGGRGEPLILVHGLMGRGTTWSRQLPWLTRLGTVYTYDAPWHRGRDVEDPHPISTERFVADLTDAITTLGTPVRLVGHSMGALHSWCVAAARPELVSALVLEDMAPDFRGRTTGPWEPWLHALPVEFDTAQQVFNEFGPVAGQYFLESFDRTDTGWRLHGHTSRWIEIAAEWGTRDYWEQWLAVRAPALLLEAGNSVTPPGQMASMVRSDCPTTYLRVGEAGHLVHDEAPQAYREAVESFLVSLRRRA, encoded by the coding sequence ATGCCCACCGATCTGTTGACCTGCCGGGGCGGGCGAGGGGAGCCGTTGATATTGGTGCACGGCCTGATGGGCCGCGGCACCACCTGGTCGCGTCAGCTGCCCTGGCTGACCCGGCTGGGCACCGTCTACACCTACGACGCGCCGTGGCACCGCGGCCGCGACGTCGAGGACCCACACCCGATCAGCACCGAACGCTTCGTCGCCGATCTCACTGACGCGATAACCACATTGGGGACGCCGGTACGGCTGGTGGGGCATTCGATGGGGGCCCTGCACTCCTGGTGTGTGGCCGCGGCGCGCCCCGAGTTGGTTTCAGCGCTGGTGCTCGAGGACATGGCGCCCGACTTCCGCGGCCGCACCACAGGTCCGTGGGAGCCGTGGTTGCATGCACTTCCGGTCGAATTCGACACTGCGCAACAGGTATTCAACGAATTCGGACCCGTGGCCGGCCAGTATTTTCTGGAGTCCTTCGACCGCACCGACACCGGTTGGCGGTTACACGGTCATACCTCGCGATGGATCGAGATCGCCGCCGAGTGGGGTACCCGAGATTACTGGGAGCAGTGGCTGGCGGTCCGGGCGCCGGCGTTGTTGCTCGAAGCCGGCAACTCCGTCACTCCACCGGGCCAGATGGCCTCGATGGTCCGAAGCGATTGCCCCACCACATATTTACGCGTTGGCGAAGCCGGCCACCTAGTGCACGACGAAGCGCCGCAGGCGTACCGCGAGGCCGTCGAGTCGTTCCTGGTCTCGCTGCGCCGGCGCGCCTGA
- a CDS encoding CbtB domain-containing protein, with protein MSSTETTGTRAIDLSAASAALWLAATTFLALLAIYFVGVDQGAVSLFGSDMHVHEFVHDARHLLGFPCH; from the coding sequence GTGTCCAGTACCGAGACGACCGGCACGCGCGCAATTGATTTGTCGGCGGCAAGTGCCGCGCTCTGGTTGGCAGCAACCACCTTCCTGGCGTTGTTGGCGATTTACTTCGTCGGCGTCGACCAGGGTGCGGTGTCGCTGTTCGGCAGCGACATGCATGTGCACGAATTCGTGCACGATGCACGCCACCTCCTCGGCTTCCCCTGCCACTGA